The Candidatus Flexicrinis proximus nucleotide sequence GGGTGTGTTAATGCTGGGAGGGCGCCGAAGTGCAAACCCTCGTGATTAATGGCGGGAAAGCCGTTCAATCACGGACAGCGCGAGGGGTTCTGGGCAGGTAAGTTCGGCTTCGTCGTTCTGGGTTCCTGGGCGGACATATCGAGCGCGATCAACTGCTTGATGAGGTCACGCATGACCGGCTCGGGAAGCGCGCCCGGCTGATTAAAGACCAATGTCTGGTTCTTGATCATCATGAGGTTGGGGATGCTCATGATGCGGAAGGTCTGGGGAGGGGAGGCCGGGGTTCTCATCGACGTTTGACTTTGGCGATGCGGACCTGACCGGAATATTCCTTGGCCAGCTTTTCGAGAACAGGCCCGATCTGGCGGCAGGGCGCACCATTCAGCCCAGAAATCGACCAGAACGGGGAGCGGATAGTCGATGACTTCCGCCTGAAAGGTCGCGTCGGTGACTTTTACCGGCGCTGTGTCGAAGGGTGGTAGACATTGCAGACTCCGTAGGTACAGGGACAGGCTTTACCGGCGCAACCGGGACGGTGGGGCGTTCAGATACAGCAACGGCTTCGGGGTCGGGGGCGGCGGGCGCAGCGTTGGCTTTCGCGCGCAGTTCTTCGACCAGAAGCGGCAAATCCGTCCCCCCACAGGCGGAAACGCCGTACGACTTCCTCGCCATTGGCCATGCCGACCAGCGGCGGTTTATCGCTTGTGCAAAAACGCGGCGGCCTGCGGGTTATCGGCAGGGGTTCAGGCGCGCGAAGGACGTCAGGATACTGAGCAACGGCAGCCCTGAACGCACTCGAAGTCGCCCGCAGGGCGTCGCCGTGTGGTCAGCAACCACAAGCGGCGGTCGCCGGACAAATGGGGCGCGAGGTCGGAGTCGGTCAGCGTGATGGAGTTCGCTCATACGTGGCGGATCCTTAAACGTGTATCAACAGGATATTTGACGGACGCAGCGGAGCAAACCTTACGAACAGGCGTTGAGGACTCAACGCTTAAGCATTTGACAACGCATTACGGAAGTTGTATATTCATTCATTACGCTACGATTAATTACATTCGCGGAGGTCCGTGATGAAGAAATCGAAAGTCCTGGTTGTTGAAGACGACGATAAAATCCGCAAGCTTATTGCTGACCACCTGATGCGAACCGGTTACGACGTCGCTTCTGCCGAGATGGACCGACCGCGCTTGAATATATTAAGGAACACGGGCTGCCATCGCGCTGGTCGACCCTGATGCTGCCGAACAATATGCACGGGTTCGAGTTCAGCAGCAGACTAAAGGCGATGGCGGACGTGCCGATCATCTTCGTAATGGCGGTGCGCGACACAGACACGGTAGTGCAGGGACTGAAGAAATACGCCGGAAGATTTCGTGGTAAGCCATTTGATACCCGCGAGCTGGAAGCGCGGATCAGGTGGTACTGGCACGGATGCCGAGCCTGGACTATGCCAACGAGCCGCTGATCACGGTCGACAAACAGCCTGAGCATCGATTTCGCGCATAATCGCGTGGTGCTGGACGGAAGTCGATCAGTCTGACGCCGACGGAGGCGATCCTGCCGCACGTTTTTGCTGCGTAATTCTGGCCGCGTGGTGGAAAACCGGATGCTGATCGCGCGGTGTGGCCGGACGAGGATGTCTTCGAAGATACGCGCGGGTACATATGCCAGCTGCGCCGCAAGCTGGAGGCCGACAGCCACCATCCGCACTATATCCGCACCGAGCGCGGGATCGGCTATATGTTCACGGTGAAGCCGCAGGAAGCCGTCGAGTAGCCGGCGCCGGCGCGAAGACAACGCAAAAACAGCAAGACACGGATGCCCGATGGGTGTCCGTGTTCTTTTCGTCGGCGGCAGAGGCGGATGTGCTGGAAGGCAGAATCGCGGTGCCTCGTGCGAACCGCGGCGAACTGCCGCGGAATTAACCGGTTGCTGGTGCCACCGGGACACACGCTTCAAGCCACCGGTGAAGGTGAGCCGGATCCTGAACGACGGCGATGTGCTGCCGGTCCTGGACGGGCTGACGGTGGTCGCGACGCCGGGACATGCGCCCGGCCATGTCTCGTTCTGGCATCCGGCGAAGAAACTGCTGATCACGGGGATGTGGTTTTCACCTGTTTGGCCGGCTGACGCTGCCGCTGGCGTTCTTCACGGTGGACGGCGCTAGACAAGCAGCAAATCCGCAAGCTGGCCAACCTCGGCGCGGAGGTGGTGTGTTTCGGCCATGGCAATCCGATCATGACGGACGCGACGGCCCAGCTCAAGGCGTTTGCGGACCGC carries:
- a CDS encoding winged helix-turn-helix domain-containing protein, which produces MWPDEDVFEDTRGYICQLRRKLEADSHHPHYIRTERGIGYMFTVKPQEAVE